In Rhodothermales bacterium, a single window of DNA contains:
- the miaB gene encoding tRNA (N6-isopentenyl adenosine(37)-C2)-methylthiotransferase MiaB, with protein MQPILDLDIIEPVSSAPDVAEGTDAPRTLAQETAARDGQRRVYIETYGCQMNVADSELVASILGGEGYGLTQREDEADVVLINTCAIREKAEDRVRGRLAKFRARKIQTQPDLTIGVLGCMAERLRTKLLDEEKLVDVVVGPDAYRDLPRLLAETAETGQAAVNVHLSREETYADLAPVRYDTNGISAFVSIMRGCDNMCAFCVVPFTRGRERSRPVTSILSECAQLVDAGYKEVTVLGQNVNSYRVDTDGHAVDFAELLYRISLLSPELRIRYSTSHPKDCSDALLHVHRERPTVCDFIHLPVQHGSTDVLARMRRTYTREQYLDLIERARSIVPGLAFSTDIIAGFCGETEAEHAETLSLMEAVRYDHAFMFAYSERPHTFAARKFEDDVPDAVKKRRLAEIITLQNQTSLELNQRRVGQCYPVLVEGPSRKSDAQLCGRTDTNHMVVFDREDYRAGEYVEVEVTGCTSATLLGHALRRTTLAESVAA; from the coding sequence ATGCAGCCGATCCTCGACCTCGACATCATCGAGCCTGTGTCCTCCGCGCCTGACGTGGCCGAGGGGACGGACGCGCCGCGCACGCTCGCGCAGGAGACCGCCGCCCGCGACGGGCAGCGCCGCGTCTACATCGAGACGTACGGCTGCCAGATGAACGTCGCCGACTCCGAGCTCGTCGCGTCGATCCTCGGCGGCGAGGGCTACGGGCTGACGCAGCGCGAGGACGAGGCCGACGTCGTCCTCATCAACACGTGTGCGATCCGCGAGAAGGCGGAGGACCGCGTGCGCGGCCGGCTCGCCAAGTTCCGCGCCCGCAAGATCCAGACGCAGCCCGACCTCACGATCGGCGTGCTCGGCTGCATGGCCGAGCGGCTGCGGACAAAGCTGCTCGACGAGGAGAAGCTCGTCGACGTCGTCGTCGGGCCCGACGCCTACCGCGACCTCCCGCGCCTGCTCGCCGAGACGGCCGAGACCGGGCAGGCCGCCGTCAACGTCCACCTCTCGCGCGAGGAGACGTACGCCGACCTCGCGCCCGTCCGCTACGACACGAACGGGATCAGCGCCTTCGTCTCGATCATGCGCGGGTGCGACAACATGTGCGCGTTCTGCGTCGTCCCGTTCACGCGGGGCCGCGAGCGGAGCCGCCCCGTCACGAGCATCCTCAGCGAGTGCGCGCAGCTCGTCGACGCGGGCTATAAAGAGGTGACGGTCCTCGGCCAGAACGTCAACTCGTACCGCGTCGACACTGACGGCCACGCGGTCGACTTCGCCGAGCTGCTCTACCGGATCAGCCTGCTCTCGCCCGAGCTCCGCATCCGCTACTCGACGAGCCACCCGAAGGACTGCTCCGACGCGCTCCTCCACGTCCACCGCGAGCGACCGACGGTCTGCGACTTCATCCACCTCCCCGTCCAGCACGGCAGCACCGACGTGCTCGCCCGGATGCGCCGGACGTACACGCGCGAGCAGTACCTCGACCTCATCGAGCGGGCGCGCAGCATCGTCCCCGGCCTCGCGTTCTCGACGGACATCATTGCCGGGTTCTGCGGCGAGACCGAGGCCGAGCACGCCGAGACGCTCTCGCTGATGGAGGCCGTCCGTTACGATCACGCGTTCATGTTCGCTTATTCCGAGCGGCCCCACACCTTCGCCGCGCGGAAGTTCGAGGATGACGTGCCGGACGCCGTGAAGAAGCGCCGCCTCGCCGAGATCATCACGCTCCAGAACCAGACCTCGTTGGAGCTGAATCAGCGGCGCGTCGGGCAGTGCTACCCCGTCCTCGTCGAAGGCCCGAGCCGGAAGAGCGACGCCCAGCTCTGCGGTCGGACCGACACGAACCACATGGTCGTCTTCGACCGCGAGGACTACCGGGCGGGCGAGTACGTCGAGGTCGAGGTCACGGGCTGCACGTCGGCCACGCTCCTCGGCCATGCCCTCCGCCGCACGACGCTGGCGGAGTCGGTTGCAGCATGA
- a CDS encoding riboflavin synthase: MFTGIIEEVGRVAAVEELDGGRRLTIAASFATELRVDQSVAVNGACQTVVAHDAETFSVVAVEETLAKTNFGALKPGDRVNLERAMRPDGRLDGHFVQGHVDATGELASVETLADSWLVRVRYPERFAPYLIPVGSITLDGISLTVARLDDEALTVAIIPHTWEHTTIGDWQPGRAVNLEFDLIGKYVVRAMQHGVGNAEATRRFLSG, from the coding sequence ATGTTCACAGGCATAATCGAAGAGGTCGGCCGCGTCGCGGCGGTGGAAGAACTCGACGGCGGGCGTCGGCTCACAATCGCGGCGTCGTTCGCGACGGAGCTGCGGGTCGATCAGAGCGTGGCCGTCAACGGCGCGTGCCAGACGGTCGTCGCCCACGACGCGGAGACGTTCAGCGTCGTCGCCGTAGAGGAGACGCTCGCGAAGACGAATTTCGGCGCGCTGAAGCCCGGCGACCGCGTGAACCTCGAACGGGCGATGCGCCCCGACGGTCGGCTCGACGGCCACTTCGTCCAGGGCCACGTCGACGCGACGGGCGAACTGGCGAGCGTGGAGACACTCGCCGATTCGTGGCTCGTGCGCGTGCGCTACCCCGAGCGGTTCGCGCCCTATCTGATCCCCGTTGGCTCGATCACGCTCGACGGCATCTCGCTCACCGTCGCTCGCCTCGACGACGAGGCGCTGACCGTCGCCATCATCCCGCACACGTGGGAGCACACGACGATCGGCGACTGGCAGCCGGGCCGCGCCGTGAACCTCGAGTTCGACCTGATCGGGAAGTACGTCGTCCGCGCGATGCAGCACGGCGTCGGCAACGCCGAGGCAACGCGGCGCTTCCTTTCGGGCTGA